The Lycium barbarum isolate Lr01 chromosome 9, ASM1917538v2, whole genome shotgun sequence genome has a segment encoding these proteins:
- the LOC132609011 gene encoding peptide-N4-(N-acetyl-beta-glucosaminyl)asparagine amidase A-like, which yields MANLLFLLFIMISLTNAPLSSSLEHHSHFIKHSLHHNTCSKKYSEITRPLPFANLTPSCTLPILKHRFRNTIGLPPVSVPYAPPANCSWTHVALQFNASCKGLQYDRIAAVWLDGTELFRTSTVEPTENGVFWTVTKDVTRYASVLVKENISLSVMLENSVNQVFTGVYHVNVTFLYYDVENMNNVPLSSSTNQKVRLVDDVFVDNPTKPADLIIPISDNGGKGFWFRIQSDSELHGKTVIIPKNTYKAVMEIYVSSHRYDEFWYSNPPDSYIQINNLTSQRGHGAHREVLLNIDMNLVGSVVPFPVILPGGINPQYWDPIVSIGAFDFPSYDIELTPFLGLLLDGKSHFLRLRVLDSLPYWLVDANLHLWVDKKCTGDCEVQAKVIDYETPEFEMERSSDFEGLDGSYEIEMKRESKYSGWVNSSAGNLTTTVSREIKFKNKIKFHDTGNEKKVKQKVKEEIEVKVESETGTEISKTKVKRKFPLTITTKTKSSREDGTNLMISELEHEWKEKKWNVGDSNSFSSSLKNEQKCEGWMVVQDHIVLQSGATTEQSYSYKGETSSYSREIAATNGKLMNDDANYLKFASLSDM from the coding sequence ATGGCAAATCTCCTCTTCCTCCTCTTCATCATGATCAGTTTAACTAATGCTCCACTTTCTTCTTCCCTTGAACACCATTCCCACTTCATCAAACATAGTCTTCACCACAACACTTGTTCAAAGAAATACTCAGAAATAACTCGTCCATTACCCTTCGCTAACCTCACTCCTTCATGCACTCTTCCTATCCTCAAACACCGCTTCAGAAATACGATCGGTCTTCCACCTGTCTCCGTCCCTTATGCTCCTCCAGCGAATTGCTCGTGGACACATGTGGCTCTCCAATTCAACGCTTCTTGCAAAGGATTACAGTATGACCGTATAGCTGCTGTTTGGCTTGACGGTACTGAGCTCTTCCGTACCAGCACCGTCGAGCCTACTGAAAACGGTGTTTTCTGGACCGTTACTAAGGATGTTACCAGGTATGCGTCCGTACTCGTTAAGGAGAATATTTCTCTTTCTGTTATGCTGGAAAATTCGGTCAACCAAGTTTTTACAGGTGTTTATCATGTTAATGTTACTTTCTTGTactatgatgttgagaacatgaatAATGTTCCATTATCAAGTAGTACTAATCAGAAAGTGAGACTGGTTGATGATGTGTTTGTGGATAATCCCACAAAACCAGCAGATTTGATAATTCCAATTTCGGATAATGGAGGTAAAGGATTTTGGTTCCGAATTCAAAGCGATTCGGAGTTGCACGGGAAGACTGTTATCATACCAAAGAACACGTACAAAGCTGTGATGGAAATTTACGTATCATCTCACAGGTACGATGAGTTTTGGTACTCAAATCCGCCAGATTCTTACATACAGATAAATAATTTGACTAGCCAGAGAGGCCATGGAGCACATAGGGAAGTTTTGTTGAATATAGACATGAATTTGGTAGGATCAGTGGTTCCATTCCCTGTTATTTTACCAGGTGGAATTAATCCTCAGTACTGGGATCCAATTGTTTCAATTGGGGCCTTTGATTTTCCTTCTTACGATATCGAATTAACTCCATTTTTGGGGCTTTTACTTGACGGTAAATCCCATTTTCTGCGCCTTAGGGTGTTGGATAGCCTCCCTTATTGGCTTGTGGATGCGAATTTGCACCTATGGGTAGATAAAAAATGTACAGGTGATTGTGAAGTGCAGGCTAAAGTTATTGATTACGAAACTCCAGAGTTCGAGATGGAGCGATCTTCAGACTTTGAGGGGCTGGATGGATCATATGAGATCGAGATGAAGAGGGAGAGCAAGTATTCCGGGTGGGTGAATTCATCAGCAGGCAATTTGACAACTACAGTTTCGCGAGAAATTAAGTTCAAGAACAAGATAAAGTTTCATGACACGGGAAATGAAAAAAAGGTAAAGCAGAAAGTGAAAGAAGAGATTGAAGTTAAAGTAGAGTCTGAAACGGGTACTGAGATTTCTAAGACCAAAGTGAAGAGGAAGTTCCCGCTAACTATAACCACAAAGACTAAGTCATCAAGAGAGGATGGTACAAATTTGATGATTTCTGAATTAGAACATGAATGGAAAGAGAAGAAGTGGAATGTTGGAGATTCAAATTCTTTTTCAAGCAGTTTGAAAAATGAGCAAAAATGTGAAGGGTGGATGGTTGTTCAAGATCACATTGTTCTACAAAGTGGAGCAACCACGGAACAGAGTTATTCTTATAAGGGTGAAACTAGTAGCTATTCTCGGGAAATTGCAGCTACCAATGGCAAGCTTATGAATGACGATGCAAACTACTTGAAGTTTGCTTCACTTTCTGATATGTAA